One part of the Phoenix dactylifera cultivar Barhee BC4 chromosome 4, palm_55x_up_171113_PBpolish2nd_filt_p, whole genome shotgun sequence genome encodes these proteins:
- the LOC103721274 gene encoding beta-glucuronosyltransferase GlcAT14B-like — MEFIKARATLLPVMEKKWACPLALSTTICIVLIVTSFNMGLLSFLPSIFSNFKAWNSMSSGPAFVEIKFSSNPPPPAGPPIPRLAYLVSGSKGDLDRLWRTLQALYHPRNLYVVHLDLESRAAERLELASRVANDTLYRKVGNVHVITKANMVTYRGPTMVSNTLHACAILLKKSKDWDWFINLSASDYPLATQDDILHTFSSLPRNLNFVEHTSRLGWKAEHRGKPLIVDPGLYMSQKKDIFSVTPNRELPTAFKLFTGSAWMALTREFVEYCVWGWDNLPRTLLMYYTNFVSSPEGYFHTVICNSPEFVHTVVNHDLHYISWDVPASQHPRVLSLADIPNAIGSNAPFARKFGRNETVLDKIDADLLGRKNGSFVPGGWCVGSPPCSEIGDPTQLKPGPGADRLAKLMEKIAFSETFGLNQCK; from the exons ATGGAATTTATAAAGGCAAGAGCTACTCTGCTTCCAGTTATGGAGAAGAAATGGGCATGCCCATTGGCCTTGAGCACTACTATCTGCATCGTTCTCATTGTCACCTCCTTCAACATGGgcctcctctccttcctccccagCATCTTCTCCAACTTCAAAGCCTGGAATTCGATGAGCTCGGGACCTGCGTTTGTGGAAATCAAATTTTCCAGTAACCCGCCACCACCTGCCGGGCCGCCGATTCCTCGGCTGGCCTACTTGGTCTCGGGGTCGAAGGGTGACTTGGATCGCCTGTGGAGGACACTGCAGGCTCTCTATCACCCTCGGAACCTCTATGTGGTCCACTTGGACTTGGAATCGCGGGCTGCCGAGAGATTGGAATTGGCTTCCCGGGTGGCAAATGATACACTTTATCGGAAGGTCGGTAACGTTCATGTGATAACTAAGGCTAATATGGTTACATATCGAGGGCCGACCATGGTTTCCAATACTCTTCACGCTTGTGCTATACTTCTCAAGAAGAGCAAGGACTGGGACTGGTTCATAAACCTCAGTGCCTCCGATTATCCTCTCGCGACGCAAGATG ATATCCTCCACACTTTTTCATCACTGCCGAGGAATCTGAATTTTGTCGAGCATACGAGTCGATTGGGATGGAAGGC CGAGCATAGGGGAAAGCCATTGATCGTAGACCCTGGGCTATACATGTCTCAGAAAAAGGATATCTTCTCAGTGACTCCGAATAGGGAGCTACCAACTGCATTTAAGCTGTTTACAG GCTCTGCATGGATGGCCTTAACCCGGGAGTTTGTTGAGTACTGTGTCTGGGGCTGGGATAACCTACCAAGAACTCTCCTCATGTACTACACAAACTTTGTTTCCTCCCCTGAAGGCTATTTCCACACAGTCATCTGCAACTCGCCGGAGTTCGTACACACCGTCGTCAACCATGACCTCCACTATATTTCATGGGATGTACCCGCATCGCAGCATCCGCGCGTCCTCTCCCTAGCCGATATCCCTAATGCGATTGGCAGCAATGCACCCTTCGCTCGCAAGTTCGGCAGAAATGAGACGGTACTTGATAAGATCGACGCAGATCTCCTTGGCCGGAAGAACGGGAGCTTCGTCCCTGGGGGCTGGTGTGTGGGAAGTCCGCCGTGCTCGGAGATCGGGGATCCAACACAGCTCAAGCCTGGACCTGGGGCTGATAGGCTAGCTAAGCTTATGGAGAAAATAGCTTTCTCAGAGACGTTTGGTTTGAACCAGTGTAAATAA
- the LOC103721275 gene encoding uncharacterized protein LOC103721275: protein MEEKMAMVSLSAMVLGFFEEGERKEGKEWGRDPMDRHGGCSDEEDGSDGSESSALESKAFWETQHQLLQEALSKNSSVEAKIRMATEDAVKKMQSAGFVCICPNRMAEGCRNCARRHIAERLREAGFNSALCKSKWRRSPNIPSGEHSYVDVVMEAKNGKRSPIRVVIELNFRAEFEMARASQEYSNLVNCLPEVFVGKSEKLKSVIKIMCSAAKKCMKDNKMHMGPWRKHKYMQSKWLGTPERISPWPLLPTPASDRQPKLRASMLTFDLHCTAVEVV from the exons ATGGAGGAGAAGATGGCCATGGTGAGCCTTTCTGCCATGGTGTTGGGCTTCTTTGAAGAaggggaaagaaaggaaggaaaggaaTGGGGCCGTGACCCCATGGACCGTCATGGTGGATGCAGCGACGAAGAGGATGGCAGCGACGGCTCGGAAAGCAGTGCTTTAGAAAGCAAGGCTTTTTGGGAGACGCAACACCAGCTCCTCCAA GAGGCCTTGTCTAAGAATAGCTCGGTGGAAGCAAAGATACGGATGGCGACGGAGGATGCCGTGAAGAAGATGCAATCCGCGGGATTTGTTTGCATCTGCCCGAATCGAATGGCCGAGGGATGTCGGAATTGTGCACGCAGACACATCGCCGAAAGGCTCCGGGAAGCAGGATTCAACAGCGCCCTCTGCAAGTCCAAGTGGAGGCGTTCCCCGAATATTCCTTCAG GAGAACACAGTTACGTAGACGTAGTGATGGAGGCCAAGAATGGCAAAAGAAGCCCAATTAGAGTGGTCATAGAGTTGAACTTCCGTGCAGAGTTTGAGATGGCAAGGGCCAGTCAGGAGTACAGCAACCTTGTGAACTGCCTTCCGGAGGTCTTCGTTGGGAAGTCGGAGAAGCTAAAGAGTGTGATCAAGATCATGTGTTCCGCGGCGAAGAAGTGCATGAAGGATAACAAGATGCATATGGGCCCATGGAGGAAGCACAAGTACATGCAGTCGAAATGGCTCGGCACACCTGAGAGGATTTCTCCTTGGCCGCTCCTCCCAACCCCGGCGTCCGACCGGCAACCGAAGCTTAGAGCTTCGATGCTGACCTTCGACTTGCACTGCACTGCCGTGGAAGTTGtttga